A genome region from Urocitellus parryii isolate mUroPar1 chromosome X, mUroPar1.hap1, whole genome shotgun sequence includes the following:
- the LOC113175286 gene encoding testis-expressed protein 13C-1-like, with protein MAVDFRDPRSGFRHSEVVVFINEEVLSNGGSPDFYLTFRSRPWNEVEDKLQSVVADPQVPRAIKRACAWSALALGVRVAARQREQQARRVRRLRGQVEECEGAAWALASELQRLREERDDVVSQLHSARDDLKQALGERDALRERLIQLELSQEVAPESPDEQHRIGAWPVDAGGRREALATGSQGTQDVESEAQMASPAGFTYDLNWLELKRERRHHGEGHILAHILEQDRADQFC; from the exons ATGGCCGTCGACTTCAGAGACCCCAGGAGCGGTTTCCGCCACAGCGAGGTGGTGGTGTTTATCAATGAAGAGGTGCTCAGTAATGGTGGTAGCCCAGACTTCTACCTGACCTTCCGTTCACGGCCCTGGAACGAGGTGGAAGACAAACTGCAGTCCGTCGTGGCCGACCCTCAGGTGCCGCGCGCCATTAAGAGGGCGTGCGCCTGGAGTGCCCTGGCCCTTGGGGTGCGAGTGGCCGCGAGGCAGCGGGAGCAGCAGGCGCGACGGGTCAGGCGGCTGAGGGGGCAGGTGGAGGAGTGTGAAGGAGCCGCCTGGGCTCTGGCCTCGGAACTGCAGCGGCTGCGTGAGGAGAGGGACGACGTGGTTTCTCAGTTGCATAGCGCCAGAGATGACCTGAAGCAAGCGCTGGGGGAGCGCGACGCCCTGCGTGAGAGGCTGATCCAGTTGGAGCTGTCCCAGGAAGTCGCTCCTGAGTCGCCAGATGAGCAGCATAGGATTGGGGCATGGCCTGTGGATGCAGGGGGACGGAGAGAGGCGCTTGCCACAGGGTCGCAGGGTACGCAGGATGTGGAGTCTGAGGCCCAGATGGCATCCCCAGCAG GCTTCACCTATGACCTCAACTGGCTGGAGCTAAAAAGAGAACGAAGGCATCATGGAGAAGGACACATTCTGGCACACATTTTGGAACAAGACAGAGCAGACCAATTTTGTTAG